A window from Sphingobacterium hotanense encodes these proteins:
- a CDS encoding GNAT family N-acetyltransferase produces MENEIIIREMKKQDIPELLRLMEAIVLFEGDTDFSLSESDLLSRGFGKNPQFGAIVADAGNNKLVGIAVHYIIPFMHNLKPSLMLKWLYVDANQRGKNIGKRLLKGLAQYALNNGYKKFNWFVLGNNVDAQKFYSSIGAKPDDKWIRWTITPEKMAVLADQ; encoded by the coding sequence ATGGAAAACGAAATAATAATCAGAGAAATGAAAAAGCAGGATATTCCCGAACTCTTGCGGTTAATGGAAGCTATTGTTTTGTTTGAGGGCGATACAGATTTTAGCCTTTCGGAAAGCGACCTGTTAAGCAGGGGTTTTGGTAAAAATCCCCAATTTGGTGCTATCGTTGCAGATGCAGGTAATAACAAACTTGTAGGTATAGCCGTTCACTACATCATTCCTTTTATGCACAATCTAAAACCCTCGCTAATGCTCAAATGGCTGTATGTTGATGCCAATCAGAGAGGTAAAAACATCGGTAAAAGATTGCTGAAAGGTCTTGCTCAATATGCCTTAAATAACGGATATAAAAAATTCAATTGGTTTGTACTTGGCAATAATGTTGATGCCCAAAAATTTTATAGCAGTATAGGAGCAAAGCCCGATGATAAATGGATACGTTGGACAATTACACCTGAAAAAATGGCTGTATTGGCAGACCAATAA
- a CDS encoding YggS family pyridoxal phosphate-dependent enzyme: MNEEILQNIAVIQERINNACINSNRNPDEVKLLLATKTVPAERIKIALQAGHTLIAENKIQELREKYEVLKEVPHINHFIGHLQTNKIKDLLKYNVACIQSLDRLDLAEKLHQRLQFENKTIAVLIQVNTSFEESKFGVNPDNAIELVKQVAQLETLKIKGLMTIGLFSAETEKVRKCFRLLKDIQQQIITLNIPNVEMQELSMGMSGDMETAIAEGATIIRVGTAIFGQRIYPDSYYWNEK; this comes from the coding sequence ATGAACGAAGAAATTTTACAAAACATTGCTGTTATACAAGAACGGATAAACAATGCCTGTATAAACAGTAACAGAAATCCCGATGAAGTAAAATTACTATTGGCAACCAAAACCGTACCTGCCGAGCGTATAAAAATCGCATTACAGGCAGGGCATACATTGATAGCAGAAAACAAGATACAGGAACTCAGAGAAAAATACGAAGTCTTAAAAGAAGTTCCGCACATCAACCATTTTATAGGGCATTTGCAGACCAACAAAATCAAAGATCTGTTGAAATATAATGTTGCTTGTATTCAGTCGCTTGACCGTTTGGATTTGGCAGAAAAATTACACCAACGCTTACAGTTTGAAAACAAAACCATAGCAGTATTGATACAGGTAAATACTTCGTTTGAGGAAAGCAAATTTGGCGTAAACCCCGATAATGCCATTGAATTGGTAAAGCAGGTTGCACAGTTGGAAACCCTTAAAATAAAAGGTTTAATGACAATAGGTCTGTTCAGTGCCGAAACGGAAAAAGTGCGTAAATGTTTCCGATTGCTCAAAGATATTCAACAGCAAATTATTACTTTAAACATTCCCAACGTAGAAATGCAGGAGTTATCTATGGGTATGAGTGGCGATATGGAAACAGCCATTGCAGAGGGAGCAACCATTATAAGAGTGGGTACGGCTATTTTCGGACAAAGGATTTACCCCGACAGCTATTATTGGAACGAAAAATAA
- a CDS encoding nucleotidyl transferase AbiEii/AbiGii toxin family protein, translating to MQLHLEKLTNLRHNDMPTGYAAVVKFWGADHSKDQIPPDPVRWNTSIKIEIILYEKMLFEPTLKTVYHDYSDRLSSAVDAIACYDMREVLSEKLRALIQRSYTAPRDYYDIWYLSKYVSDLNWAEIKEAFLAKMAFKGLEFTGVEQLLNARSENTVKRAWKTSLGHQISTKKLPPFDEVHKNLKLLFYPLHNFCT from the coding sequence ATGCAATTACATTTGGAAAAGCTGACCAATCTTCGTCACAATGATATGCCTACTGGATATGCTGCCGTTGTCAAGTTTTGGGGAGCCGATCATTCCAAGGATCAAATTCCGCCAGACCCAGTCCGATGGAATACGTCTATTAAGATTGAAATTATTCTATACGAGAAGATGTTGTTCGAACCGACTTTGAAAACGGTCTATCATGATTATTCAGATAGGTTGAGTTCTGCAGTAGACGCAATTGCTTGTTACGATATGAGAGAAGTGCTGTCTGAAAAGTTAAGAGCTTTGATCCAACGTTCCTATACAGCACCTCGTGACTATTACGATATATGGTATTTATCCAAATATGTAAGCGATCTCAATTGGGCGGAGATTAAGGAGGCTTTCTTAGCGAAAATGGCATTTAAAGGACTTGAATTTACAGGAGTAGAACAGTTGCTTAACGCTCGAAGTGAAAACACGGTGAAACGAGCATGGAAAACAAGCTTGGGGCATCAAATCTCTACGAAAAAACTACCTCCTTTTGACGAGGTACATAAGAACTTGAAATTATTGTTTTATCCCCTCCACAACTTTTGTACATGA
- the istB gene encoding IS21-like element helper ATPase IstB, which translates to MNVEQQLNTLRFHGMERQWKAMKETRQIGKLALEEGLTLLLQAESDSRFELRFERLKKNAAFRYQASIEEINMDPSRGIDKIQLMDLATGQYIERAEPIIIVGATGCGKSFMASALGLRACAQGKRVAYFSMQKLLLRTKMARLDGSIHKLLMKLSKVELLIMDDFGLVNLDQQQRIDLMEIIEDRHAKCSTIIASQLPVASWHAVIGDDTLSDAILDRIVHTSHRIELKGESLRKKK; encoded by the coding sequence ATGAATGTAGAACAACAATTGAACACGCTCCGCTTCCATGGAATGGAGCGTCAATGGAAAGCGATGAAAGAAACACGGCAGATCGGAAAACTGGCTCTGGAAGAAGGCCTTACCCTGTTGCTGCAGGCCGAATCTGACAGTCGCTTCGAACTGCGGTTCGAGAGGTTAAAGAAGAATGCAGCCTTCCGTTACCAGGCCTCTATTGAAGAGATCAATATGGATCCATCCAGGGGGATCGACAAGATCCAATTGATGGACTTGGCCACAGGCCAATATATCGAAAGGGCCGAGCCGATCATTATCGTTGGTGCAACAGGCTGCGGAAAATCTTTCATGGCGTCTGCTCTGGGGCTCAGGGCTTGTGCCCAAGGTAAGAGAGTCGCTTACTTCAGTATGCAAAAATTGCTTTTGAGAACAAAAATGGCCAGGTTGGATGGATCGATCCACAAGCTTCTTATGAAACTCTCCAAGGTAGAACTGCTTATAATGGATGACTTCGGCCTGGTAAACCTCGACCAACAGCAAAGGATTGACCTGATGGAAATCATAGAGGACAGACATGCCAAATGTTCAACAATCATTGCAAGCCAATTACCTGTGGCCAGTTGGCATGCTGTGATTGGGGATGATACATTATCGGATGCTATTCTGGATAGGATAGTTCACACATCCCACCGGATCGAACTTAAAGGTGAAAGTCTAAGAAAAAAGAAGTAA
- the istA gene encoding IS21 family transposase — MSQIKQLIRLHRENYPIKTIARHLSISKNTVKSYLKKVTDLNLSLERILELEDPVLERMLRSGNPAYRDERFEYLKERLPYFEKELSRIGVNRRLLWEEYLVAHPQGYSYAQFCFHLKQLLVSRRDGSMILDHEPGDKLFIDFSGKKLGYIDHETGEIILCEIFVACLPYSNYCFAMAVPSQRSPDFLYALDCCLQFLGGVPRAIVPDNLKSAVIRTDRYEPEINRSMEDLANHYDTVVVPARPARPRDKSAVENHVKIIYTQVFARLRNRQFFDLPSLNLAIGECIERLNQTRMQDRNYCRQERFLSNELSSLRPLPRDRFSMKYYTTLKVGTNGHVHLKRDRHSYSVPYVHIGKQALVVYTERLVHIYIENVQVALHSRSFVANKYSTHPEHLASKHQQYGTRSPDYYIKRALDIHSDFHLLVVRVFGQSDRYPEQLYRTCEGLFRLHRSYGETFFKACEIALRNDMLSYKFLQRILENGMVEQQQERADNKQLPQHENIRGASYYS; from the coding sequence ATGAGTCAGATCAAACAGTTAATACGATTGCACAGGGAGAATTATCCCATTAAAACAATAGCCCGTCATCTATCCATCAGCAAGAATACGGTAAAGTCCTATCTAAAGAAGGTAACGGACCTGAATCTATCTCTGGAAAGGATACTGGAGTTGGAAGATCCAGTTCTTGAGCGGATGCTCAGATCAGGGAACCCCGCCTATCGGGACGAGCGTTTCGAGTATCTAAAAGAAAGGCTTCCTTATTTTGAAAAAGAACTATCACGAATAGGTGTAAACCGGAGACTTTTGTGGGAAGAGTATTTAGTAGCTCATCCACAGGGATATAGCTATGCCCAGTTCTGTTTCCATCTAAAGCAATTACTGGTCTCACGTCGCGATGGAAGCATGATACTGGACCACGAACCCGGTGACAAGCTTTTCATCGATTTCTCCGGCAAGAAGCTGGGTTACATCGACCATGAGACTGGTGAAATCATTTTATGCGAGATATTTGTTGCGTGCCTACCATATTCCAACTATTGTTTTGCCATGGCCGTTCCCAGTCAGCGATCCCCCGATTTTCTCTATGCACTGGACTGCTGCCTGCAGTTTCTTGGAGGGGTCCCTAGAGCGATTGTCCCGGACAACCTCAAGTCAGCCGTCATACGAACCGATCGGTATGAACCAGAGATCAACAGGTCCATGGAAGATCTGGCAAACCATTATGATACGGTCGTAGTGCCTGCAAGACCTGCCAGGCCCCGGGATAAAAGTGCCGTAGAGAACCATGTGAAGATCATCTATACCCAGGTATTTGCCCGGTTACGCAACAGGCAGTTCTTTGATCTCCCCTCACTCAACCTTGCTATCGGAGAGTGTATCGAGAGATTGAACCAGACCAGAATGCAGGACAGGAACTATTGCCGTCAGGAACGGTTTCTCAGCAACGAGCTGTCCAGTCTCAGACCACTTCCTCGGGACCGCTTTTCGATGAAATATTATACGACCCTCAAAGTGGGAACCAATGGACATGTACATCTCAAAAGGGACAGGCATTCCTATAGCGTTCCTTATGTCCATATTGGCAAACAGGCCCTAGTGGTCTATACTGAGCGTTTAGTCCACATCTATATTGAGAACGTACAGGTAGCCCTGCACAGCAGGAGTTTTGTTGCCAACAAATACTCGACGCATCCCGAACATCTTGCTTCCAAGCACCAGCAGTATGGCACCCGTTCGCCAGATTATTATATCAAGCGCGCTCTGGATATCCATTCGGACTTTCACTTACTGGTCGTTCGGGTCTTTGGACAAAGTGACCGATATCCGGAACAACTCTACAGAACGTGCGAAGGACTCTTTAGGCTGCACCGTAGCTATGGGGAAACATTCTTCAAAGCATGTGAAATTGCCTTAAGGAACGACATGCTGTCCTATAAGTTCCTACAAAGAATATTGGAAAACGGAATGGTGGAGCAACAGCAAGAGCGGGCGGATAACAAGCAATTGCCACAACATGAAAATATCAGGGGAGCATCCTATTACTCATAA
- a CDS encoding nucleotidyl transferase AbiEii/AbiGii toxin family protein: protein MILKKEIEKKALEHEVSRNTIDKDWVLGHFVDAIFSIDSCREALIFKGETCLRKCYIADYRFSEDLDFTSINPDFQLDIDLLQQIMSLVQEWIFWSKLTPAIWTKKKSPSAFRGC from the coding sequence ATGATACTGAAAAAAGAAATAGAGAAAAAAGCTTTGGAACACGAAGTGTCCAGAAATACTATTGACAAGGATTGGGTATTGGGACATTTTGTTGATGCTATATTTTCGATAGATTCTTGCAGAGAAGCGCTAATCTTCAAAGGGGAAACATGTTTACGAAAATGTTATATCGCGGATTACCGTTTTTCAGAAGATTTAGATTTTACATCCATTAATCCAGATTTTCAATTGGATATAGATTTACTGCAGCAAATCATGTCATTAGTTCAAGAATGGATATTCTGGAGTAAGCTGACCCCAGCAATCTGGACAAAAAAGAAATCACCATCTGCATTTAGAGGCTGTTAA
- a CDS encoding type IV toxin-antitoxin system AbiEi family antitoxin domain-containing protein, producing MADSVYISEHLTKPQLEFLKLLDDYEIQLFKFSEIEQLLEQKFDNLSEILENLVDKELLVRMEKGKFCKQGFRDEYVIGTFVVENSAVAYWSALNLHGLTEQFSNTVFIQTTHKKYDKSILGTSYKFVRIAANKKTGIIHNGYGNLQYPITDVEKTIVDCFDLPQHSGGYAELIRAVGQAQMQASKLVEYCQAVNNIAVTKRIGYLVELLQIPSMESFIDFAKKQVKNKYNLFDPQGLEEGEFIAEWRLRLNISRKELLDITNKQY from the coding sequence ATGGCAGACAGCGTTTATATATCAGAACATTTAACTAAACCACAGCTCGAATTCTTAAAGTTGCTGGACGACTATGAAATACAGTTGTTCAAATTCTCCGAAATTGAGCAGTTGTTAGAACAAAAGTTTGACAACCTAAGTGAAATCCTAGAGAATCTAGTCGACAAGGAACTACTTGTGCGAATGGAAAAAGGTAAATTTTGCAAACAAGGTTTTCGGGACGAATATGTCATAGGTACTTTCGTTGTTGAAAATAGTGCTGTCGCGTATTGGTCTGCATTGAATTTACATGGATTGACCGAACAGTTCTCCAATACGGTTTTTATTCAAACGACACATAAAAAGTACGATAAATCAATTCTCGGTACTTCTTATAAATTCGTTAGGATTGCAGCTAATAAAAAAACAGGGATCATACACAATGGTTACGGCAACCTTCAGTATCCGATCACTGATGTAGAGAAAACAATAGTCGATTGCTTTGATCTACCTCAACATTCTGGTGGCTATGCGGAATTGATTAGAGCAGTTGGTCAAGCGCAAATGCAAGCCTCTAAATTAGTCGAGTACTGCCAGGCTGTGAATAATATAGCGGTTACCAAACGAATTGGCTATTTGGTTGAGCTTCTCCAAATTCCAAGCATGGAATCTTTTATAGATTTTGCCAAGAAGCAGGTAAAGAATAAATATAACTTGTTTGATCCTCAGGGATTGGAAGAAGGCGAATTTATCGCAGAATGGCGATTGCGACTGAATATCAGCCGGAAGGAATTGTTAGACATAACCAATAAACAATACTAA
- a CDS encoding Fic family protein, translated as MATPRERFVEALKFLQELQEKGIVGIHTDDMPNRKYREILSKNGFIREVAKGWYITTSPEEKDGETTAWYSSYWDFVAIFLERKYGDNWCLSADQSLLLHAANQSVPQQLLVRSPQGNNNPTPLPHNTSLFNIRGELPSADQLIVTPNGIRMYNLQSALIYSSASTYTRNAIDARTVLSLIRDASELLPVLLENGHTTLAGRLAGAFRNIDRDKIADQIIDTFKQADYDIREEDPFESKLDLKLSTRERSPYANRIRLMWTQLREVVIKNFPAAPGIPANHDLYVKNIDDIYVTDAYHSLSIERYRVTPELIAKVSSGEWNAKENEEDRKQRDAMAARGYYQAFLSVKESIRAVLQEKNAGIQADMDHSKWYRELFEPSVTAGILKASDLAGYRNHQVYIGNSKHVPLSVDAMRDVIPILFEMLEEEPEASVRAVLGHFIFVFIHPYMDGNGRIGRFLMNAMLASGGYPWTVIPVERRDEYMQALEKASVDQDIAPFAAFVGYLVNEGMKGKAVAELPA; from the coding sequence ATGGCAACACCACGTGAAAGATTTGTAGAGGCCCTAAAATTCTTGCAAGAGCTACAGGAAAAAGGGATTGTAGGCATTCATACAGATGATATGCCGAACAGGAAATACCGTGAAATACTTTCCAAGAATGGTTTTATACGAGAGGTAGCTAAGGGATGGTATATCACCACCAGTCCAGAGGAAAAGGATGGTGAGACAACAGCCTGGTATAGCTCCTATTGGGATTTTGTTGCTATATTTCTGGAAAGAAAGTATGGTGATAATTGGTGCCTGTCTGCCGATCAGTCATTATTGCTACACGCGGCCAATCAATCGGTACCACAGCAATTGCTTGTTCGGTCACCACAAGGAAACAACAATCCTACACCATTGCCACATAATACCTCATTGTTCAATATCCGTGGAGAACTACCATCTGCAGATCAGCTTATCGTAACCCCAAACGGTATCCGGATGTACAATCTACAATCGGCATTAATATACAGTTCTGCCAGCACCTATACCCGTAATGCTATTGATGCACGCACAGTATTGTCACTGATACGTGATGCTTCGGAGCTTTTACCAGTACTTCTAGAGAACGGACATACTACTTTAGCCGGACGCCTTGCTGGCGCTTTCCGTAATATTGACAGGGACAAGATAGCCGATCAAATTATAGACACTTTTAAACAGGCAGACTATGATATCCGTGAAGAAGACCCTTTTGAAAGCAAACTGGACCTAAAGTTGTCCACCCGTGAACGTTCACCCTACGCTAACCGTATACGCCTGATGTGGACACAATTGCGGGAGGTTGTGATCAAAAACTTTCCTGCTGCACCTGGTATTCCAGCCAATCATGATTTGTATGTTAAAAATATAGACGATATATATGTGACAGATGCTTACCACTCACTATCCATTGAGCGTTACCGAGTAACGCCCGAGCTTATTGCCAAGGTAAGTTCAGGCGAATGGAATGCCAAGGAAAATGAGGAAGACCGTAAGCAACGTGATGCGATGGCTGCCAGAGGCTATTATCAAGCTTTCCTGTCTGTAAAAGAAAGTATAAGAGCTGTTTTACAAGAAAAAAATGCTGGTATACAAGCAGATATGGATCATTCAAAATGGTATAGAGAGCTGTTTGAACCAAGTGTAACTGCTGGAATACTGAAAGCATCAGATCTTGCCGGTTATCGTAACCATCAGGTATATATAGGTAATTCAAAGCATGTTCCACTTAGCGTAGACGCTATGAGAGATGTTATACCTATATTGTTTGAAATGCTCGAAGAAGAACCAGAAGCTTCTGTTAGGGCTGTTTTAGGACATTTTATATTTGTATTCATTCACCCTTACATGGATGGTAACGGACGTATAGGAAGGTTCTTAATGAATGCCATGTTGGCTTCTGGAGGCTATCCTTGGACAGTGATACCTGTTGAAAGAAGAGATGAATATATGCAAGCGCTTGAAAAAGCAAGCGTAGATCAGGATATTGCTCCTTTTGCTGCTTTTGTTGGTTATCTGGTTAATGAGGGAATGAAAGGAAAAGCTGTAGCTGAATTACCGGCATAA